The following are encoded together in the Ezakiella massiliensis genome:
- the udk gene encoding uridine kinase, which yields MKRPLIIGITGGSGSGKSTVAKNIIKEIPKINVAIINQDSYYKPHDDLSMEERAKLNYDHPLSFDNDLLEHHLQELLRGNSVEVPIYDFTIHTRSEGTLTVEPRDIIILEGLFILYDERIRDLIDIKVFVDTDSDVRIIRRILRDMKERARSLDSIILQYMTTVRPSYINFVEPTKRFADIIVPEGGENKVAIDLLSSKIKSSLEEI from the coding sequence ATGAAAAGACCACTTATAATCGGTATCACAGGCGGATCAGGCAGTGGCAAGTCCACAGTTGCAAAAAACATTATTAAAGAGATTCCAAAGATTAATGTCGCTATTATAAATCAAGATTCTTATTACAAGCCTCATGATGATTTGTCAATGGAGGAGAGGGCAAAGTTAAATTATGACCATCCACTTTCATTTGACAATGATTTGCTTGAACATCATTTACAAGAGCTTTTAAGGGGAAATTCTGTGGAAGTGCCGATTTATGATTTTACAATTCACACTAGATCAGAAGGTACTCTTACTGTTGAACCAAGGGATATTATTATCCTGGAAGGACTTTTTATTTTGTATGATGAACGCATTAGAGACTTGATTGACATAAAGGTCTTTGTAGATACTGATTCAGATGTTCGCATTATCAGAAGAATTTTAAGGGACATGAAGGAAAGAGCAAGGAGCTTGGATTCTATTATCTTGCAATATATGACTACGGTAAGACCTAGTTATATTAATTTTGTTGAGCCTACAAAAAGATTTGCAGATATAATTGTTCCTGAAGGCGGAGAAAACAAAGTGGCTATTGATCTTTTGTCTTCAAAAATAAAATCCTCTTTGGAGGAAATATAA
- a CDS encoding U32 family peptidase yields MIELLAPAGDLPRLKTALDYGADAVYLGGMSFGLRKGATNFTKEEMIEGVEYAHERGKKVYVTLNIIPHDEDLENLDAYIKFLSDAKVDGVIISDPGIMMKVKELSDMEIHISTQGSVTNAPTANFWYQMGARRIVLARELSLEEIQSIRDNIPEDMVLEGFCHGAMCMSYSGRCLISSYMTGRDPNRGDCAHPCRYKYHLVEEKRPGEYFPIEEVDGGTYIMNSRDLKTIEFIDKLIEAGIYSLKIEGRIKSAYYVATIVRAYRKAIDQYLKSPSDYKFDEKYNQEIEMTSHRPFTSGFYFGNPGAEGQYNHSSSYISEAQYKGDVVEVKNSRLYVYLKNGINEGDELEIFGPDTTDKVVVKDLRDKDGRQIDRANVPKDTYSFVYDGQAKNNYFVRKVIEK; encoded by the coding sequence ATGATAGAATTACTTGCACCAGCAGGAGATTTGCCTAGATTAAAGACGGCATTAGACTATGGAGCTGATGCTGTTTACCTGGGTGGAATGAGCTTTGGACTCAGAAAAGGCGCCACCAATTTTACAAAAGAAGAGATGATAGAGGGCGTGGAGTACGCTCATGAGCGTGGAAAAAAAGTTTATGTAACTTTAAATATTATTCCCCACGATGAAGATTTGGAAAATCTGGATGCCTATATAAAATTTTTATCTGATGCAAAAGTAGATGGAGTTATTATCAGTGACCCGGGAATTATGATGAAGGTAAAAGAACTTTCTGATATGGAAATTCACATTTCCACCCAAGGGTCGGTAACTAATGCTCCAACCGCAAATTTTTGGTATCAGATGGGGGCTAGACGGATTGTTCTTGCAAGAGAGTTAAGCCTTGAAGAAATACAAAGTATTAGAGATAATATTCCGGAGGACATGGTTCTAGAAGGTTTTTGTCACGGAGCCATGTGCATGAGTTATTCAGGCCGGTGTTTGATTTCAAGCTATATGACAGGCAGAGATCCCAACAGGGGGGATTGCGCACACCCCTGCAGATACAAATATCATTTGGTCGAAGAAAAAAGACCAGGCGAATATTTTCCAATAGAAGAAGTGGATGGCGGGACTTATATTATGAATAGTCGCGACCTAAAAACTATAGAATTTATTGACAAATTAATTGAAGCTGGTATTTATTCTTTGAAAATTGAAGGTAGAATTAAATCTGCATATTATGTTGCAACAATTGTGAGGGCTTATAGAAAAGCTATTGACCAATATTTAAAATCACCAAGCGATTATAAGTTTGATGAAAAATACAATCAAGAAATTGAAATGACAAGTCACAGGCCATTTACATCTGGATTTTATTTTGGGAATCCTGGAGCAGAAGGCCAGTACAACCATAGCTCTAGTTATATATCAGAGGCCCAGTACAAGGGCGATGTCGTCGAAGTAAAGAACAGCAGGCTCTATGTATATTTAAAGAATGGTATAAATGAGGGCGATGAACTTGAAATTTTTGGACCAGACACCACTGACAAGGTGGTCGTAAAAGATTTAAGGGATAAGGATGGCAGGCAAATAGATAGAGCGAATGTTCCAAAGGACACTTACTCTTTTGTCTATGACGGCCAAGCGAAAAATAATTATTTTGTAAGAAAGGTAATTGAAAAATGA
- the mltG gene encoding endolytic transglycosylase MltG: MNTAVKWILTFALLLAIVFAAIFGFKAYNKSMYKPVDINDTNLYEFSISRGSSLSTVASSLYDMNLIKNGSAFISRVEELGLESEIQSGKFKLSRSMDVDQVINELTKKPEVDMAGSVKLVIPEGFERKLIAARIEELGLGSAQKFMELSEDKGRYEEEFPFLKSLPQGQSLEGFLFPATYEVSASEGEESIIKRMLTAFEVRMEQNFNQGSYNGLDLNQMITLASIIEREIKIDDERPLASSVFYNRINQGMRLQSCATVQYIIGERKAVLTNEETKIDSPYNTYINEGLPPAPIASPGMKSIMAAINPADTEYLFFVKTGEDGSHSFSKTYEEHLEHKKDMIR, from the coding sequence ATGAATACAGCAGTTAAATGGATTTTAACATTTGCACTTTTACTAGCGATTGTATTTGCTGCAATTTTTGGTTTCAAGGCTTATAATAAGAGTATGTATAAGCCTGTAGATATAAATGACACAAACCTTTATGAGTTTTCAATTTCCAGGGGCAGCTCTTTGAGCACGGTTGCTTCATCTTTATATGATATGAATCTTATAAAAAATGGCAGTGCTTTTATTTCAAGAGTTGAAGAGCTTGGACTTGAATCTGAAATCCAATCAGGAAAGTTTAAACTCTCCAGGTCTATGGATGTTGATCAGGTGATAAATGAATTGACAAAAAAGCCAGAGGTAGATATGGCTGGCAGTGTTAAACTTGTAATTCCCGAAGGCTTTGAAAGAAAGCTAATTGCAGCAAGAATAGAAGAACTTGGACTTGGAAGTGCTCAAAAGTTTATGGAGCTAAGCGAGGACAAGGGTAGATATGAAGAAGAATTTCCATTTTTAAAAAGCCTGCCCCAAGGACAAAGCCTGGAAGGATTTTTATTCCCAGCAACTTATGAGGTTTCAGCTTCTGAGGGGGAAGAAAGCATAATTAAAAGAATGCTTACTGCCTTTGAAGTGAGGATGGAGCAAAACTTCAACCAAGGATCATATAATGGTCTTGATTTAAATCAAATGATTACTCTGGCATCAATAATTGAAAGAGAAATTAAAATTGATGATGAAAGACCTCTAGCTTCTTCTGTTTTTTATAATAGAATAAATCAAGGCATGAGACTACAATCATGTGCAACTGTTCAATATATAATTGGTGAGAGAAAGGCTGTTTTGACAAATGAAGAGACAAAAATTGATTCTCCATACAACACTTATATAAACGAAGGTTTGCCACCAGCACCAATTGCTAGTCCAGGTATGAAATCCATTATGGCTGCTATTAATCCAGCGGATACAGAGTATTTATTTTTCGTAAAGACAGGTGAAGATGGATCTCACAGTTTTTCAAAAACCTATGAAGAACACCTGGAACATAAAAAGGATATGATAAGATGA
- a CDS encoding QueT transporter family protein, which produces MRYDTKYVTKAALIAAMYVVLIAIQMIPAASLTFGAVQLRLAEGLTVLPFVEAAAVPGVFVGCFISNLILMAVSGFGLVDLICGSLVTLVAAIITRKAKNKFIAFLSPVVLNGFLVSIWVSYYTGIPYWTTVLGIMGGEALSVFIFGYAILYVYERSKIFRRF; this is translated from the coding sequence ATGAGATACGACACAAAATATGTAACCAAGGCTGCACTCATAGCGGCGATGTATGTGGTTCTTATTGCAATTCAAATGATCCCTGCCGCCAGTTTAACTTTTGGAGCTGTTCAGCTTCGTTTGGCGGAGGGACTCACAGTGCTTCCATTTGTTGAAGCTGCTGCTGTACCAGGAGTTTTTGTTGGCTGCTTTATCAGCAATTTGATTTTAATGGCTGTTTCAGGTTTTGGACTGGTAGACCTAATATGTGGGTCACTAGTTACACTAGTTGCTGCTATTATTACCAGAAAAGCTAAAAACAAATTTATTGCATTTTTAAGCCCGGTTGTGCTAAATGGATTTTTAGTTAGCATTTGGGTTAGTTACTACACAGGTATTCCTTACTGGACTACTGTTTTAGGAATTATGGGAGGAGAAGCACTGAGTGTATTCATTTTTGGCTACGCAATTTTATATGTGTATGAAAGGTCAAAAATATTTAGGAGGTTTTAA
- a CDS encoding ribonuclease J, which produces MSNGVKIIPLGGLKEIGKNITAYEYKDQIVVIDCGMTFPGDEMLGIDIVIPDVSYLIENKHKVKAFFITHGHEDHIGAIPYVLNQINAPIYATKLTCALIRNKVKEFNLALNINEVNYGDVIDVGAFKAEFVAVTHSIPDSASIALYTPVGTIFQTGDFKIDLTPIDGVRPDLTRIAEIGKKGVSLLLADSTNVERPGHTLSESTIGETFNELFSKADGRILVATFASNVHRVQQIISAAEKHDRFVALSGRSMLNVANTAIEMGYIKIKEKTLIDINQAHNYPPNKVCIIMTGSQGEPMSALTRIANDEHKKIKLTSKDTVIISANPIPGNEKSVTAVINNLMAKDANVIYDKIANIHVSGHACADEIKLMHALVKPKFFMPVHGEIKHLKTHALLAQEMGMDKKDIFVQSNGDVLELTKRSLKVVDHIANEDVLVDGLGVGDVGNIVLRDRKHLSEDGLIVVTLTLSADDGRVLAGPDIISRGFVYVKESEDIMESLLRKLRSIVQSLQDRGIDDWNSMKTTIRDELRKYLMSTTGRNPMILTIFTEV; this is translated from the coding sequence ATGAGTAACGGAGTAAAGATTATTCCTCTTGGAGGTCTCAAGGAGATCGGTAAAAATATAACAGCATATGAATATAAAGATCAGATTGTAGTTATCGATTGTGGAATGACCTTTCCAGGAGATGAGATGTTGGGGATTGATATTGTTATCCCCGATGTAAGTTATTTAATTGAAAACAAACACAAGGTAAAGGCGTTTTTTATAACGCACGGACACGAAGACCATATTGGGGCTATCCCATATGTATTAAATCAAATTAATGCACCAATATACGCGACAAAATTGACATGCGCCCTAATTAGAAACAAGGTCAAGGAATTTAATTTAGCTTTAAATATAAATGAAGTGAATTATGGGGATGTAATTGATGTGGGAGCTTTTAAGGCAGAGTTTGTAGCTGTCACTCACTCTATCCCTGATTCTGCATCCATAGCTCTATACACGCCAGTGGGCACTATCTTCCAAACTGGTGACTTTAAGATTGACTTGACACCGATTGATGGAGTTAGACCTGACTTAACTCGTATAGCAGAGATTGGTAAAAAGGGAGTTTCGCTTTTGCTGGCAGATTCAACAAATGTTGAAAGACCAGGGCATACTCTAAGTGAGTCTACAATTGGCGAAACTTTTAATGAATTATTTTCCAAGGCTGACGGGAGGATTTTGGTTGCAACATTTGCTTCAAATGTGCACAGGGTCCAGCAAATTATTTCCGCTGCAGAAAAGCACGATAGGTTTGTGGCCTTGTCTGGACGATCTATGCTAAATGTAGCTAACACTGCTATTGAGATGGGATATATTAAAATAAAAGAAAAGACCTTGATTGATATTAATCAAGCTCACAATTACCCACCCAATAAGGTTTGTATTATAATGACGGGCTCACAAGGGGAGCCAATGAGTGCTCTGACAAGGATTGCAAATGATGAGCACAAGAAAATAAAATTAACAAGCAAGGATACGGTTATTATTTCAGCTAATCCAATTCCAGGAAATGAAAAATCAGTAACCGCTGTAATAAATAATTTGATGGCCAAGGATGCCAATGTAATTTATGATAAGATTGCAAACATCCACGTTTCTGGTCACGCTTGTGCAGATGAAATTAAACTTATGCACGCACTGGTAAAACCAAAGTTCTTTATGCCAGTCCATGGTGAAATAAAGCACCTTAAGACACACGCCTTGCTCGCTCAAGAAATGGGCATGGATAAGAAAGATATATTTGTTCAATCCAATGGCGATGTTTTGGAACTTACAAAAAGAAGCTTGAAGGTTGTTGACCACATTGCTAACGAAGACGTTTTAGTTGACGGTCTAGGTGTTGGTGATGTTGGAAATATCGTCCTACGCGATAGGAAACACTTATCTGAGGACGGACTTATTGTTGTTACACTTACATTGTCAGCTGACGATGGTAGAGTACTTGCAGGCCCAGATATTATTAGCCGCGGCTTTGTATATGTAAAGGAAAGTGAAGACATAATGGAATCACTTTTGAGAAAGTTAAGGTCTATAGTTCAAAGCTTGCAAGATAGAGGAATCGATGATTGGAATTCTATGAAGACTACTATAAGAGATGAGTTGCGCAAATACTTGATGAGTACGACTGGTAGAAATCCTATGATTCTAACAATCTTTACAGAGGTGTAA
- a CDS encoding DUF1292 domain-containing protein: MPESLAVFNESGEATNYLVQARFDLNGQEYIAISSAEDLSDELLFLRVEIDGSGNTIYTEPFPMETRKLEEKYKSIKKLLN; the protein is encoded by the coding sequence ATGCCAGAGAGCTTGGCTGTTTTTAATGAAAGTGGGGAGGCTACAAACTATTTGGTGCAGGCTCGTTTTGATTTAAATGGGCAGGAGTATATTGCTATATCTTCTGCTGAGGATTTGTCAGATGAGCTGCTGTTTTTGCGCGTAGAAATTGATGGTTCTGGAAATACCATCTATACCGAACCATTTCCCATGGAAACTAGAAAGTTAGAAGAAAAGTATAAGAGTATTAAAAAATTATTAAATTAA
- the ruvX gene encoding Holliday junction resolvase RuvX, translating into MNKTILGLDIGDSTIGVAASDPSGTICVPVGVIKRKSKAEDMADLQKIIEERNVGTIVIGLPLDINGELGPQAKKVKKYTSNIRKATDCEIVFVDERFTSKMANNTLRTLNVKRGKEKGYEDALAASYILELYIKRNR; encoded by the coding sequence TTGAATAAAACAATTCTGGGACTAGATATAGGCGATAGCACGATTGGAGTAGCCGCTAGTGATCCTAGCGGTACTATTTGCGTGCCAGTTGGCGTTATAAAAAGAAAATCAAAAGCAGAGGACATGGCTGACCTGCAAAAGATTATTGAAGAGCGAAATGTGGGTACTATTGTAATAGGACTGCCACTCGATATAAATGGTGAGCTTGGTCCTCAAGCGAAAAAAGTTAAGAAGTACACCTCTAATATTCGCAAGGCTACTGATTGTGAAATTGTTTTTGTAGATGAGAGATTTACATCTAAGATGGCAAACAATACACTAAGGACCTTGAATGTAAAAAGAGGCAAGGAAAAGGGTTATGAAGATGCACTTGCTGCATCTTATATTTTAGAGCTATATATTAAAAGGAATAGATAG
- a CDS encoding IreB family regulatory phosphoprotein, with product MDFDQTMRFVSKKDTDSEPREILEKVYRALEDKGYQPVNQIIGYFLSGDPTYITSHNNARNEIVKMERDELLEAILKEYLNIE from the coding sequence ATGGATTTTGATCAAACAATGAGATTTGTTTCAAAGAAGGATACAGATTCCGAGCCAAGAGAAATTTTGGAAAAAGTTTACAGGGCGCTCGAAGATAAAGGTTATCAACCAGTAAATCAAATTATAGGATACTTCTTGTCTGGAGATCCAACATATATAACTAGTCATAACAATGCCAGAAATGAAATTGTCAAGATGGAAAGAGATGAATTGTTAGAAGCAATACTTAAGGAGTACTTGAATATTGAATAA
- a CDS encoding penicillin-binding protein 1A translates to MPHRNKVLTPGKLIVYIIYIALIVSIILGSLLALSVVSIMKEVDEVDPNIIANNLTETSKIYDLDGNLIEKVETAEYRTVIGIEQMPKQLIQAFLAIEDERFYEHDGVDLIGIMASFRDAFSSGQLRGGSTITQQLVKNTYLTNERKLKRKIHEITMSIDLEKKMSKDQTIEAYLNTVSLGQNAYGVEEAAQTYFSKSAKDLNLVECAMLAGVVKSPTKYPPYKRVSPENFDPNTMEKVGFIELLNQNYVLVYNEENEKRTDVVLSQMLKYGKITQEEYNQAMSVDRKALIKPGETKTTDITNYFTDYVLKQVEQDLMDKYGWSKKIAQNKIFYGGIQIYSTINVGYQKIMEDAYKNFVEILFGNTNNMRAPIILDTTSDAYANLVDSNGNFIYLAKDNLIVQNSDDIYLAPGEWRYDENGNLCIKSKKLKAYNSNIDVQDYYTIDEKKTLVTHIVGSLPIAKDDFWVENGEIVISSKAIASNDSLFKNKDDYLHIDGNQVYRNKKGVPQPQSAMIIIDYHTGHILAMIGGRDVDGNRFLNRATDSHRQPGSTIKPISVYLPALENGYTAASPIDDVPIVVNGKIWPNNWYLGFRGIHSLRYAVEQSINVSAVKVLNAMGTNKVVPYLERMGIIDTEHPDRDSFVSASENKEVNDENASSLALGGMTNGLSPLALTAAFGTIANDGVYLKPTSYTKVIDNDGTTLLEYTENPIQAAKPQTAYVMKDILRTVVTRGLGTRAQIPGQVVAGKTGTTQYTADLWFSGFTDYYVASTWIGSDSPKITMKQNSMIAAQLFQYVMSQVHEGLPSVTQFKEPEGIVRASVCTMSGKSPNEFCAGDPRGTVITEIFVKGTEPTEACDAHVEVEICTESNMLANEFCPEETREKVVRVQTTPPYDPESHGGVIPSDMQYRVPSQTCDIHNESNTGESEIIDILNPGGDDEFDINDFLNNNNNENENNTDTPDTNHESHDENEDQKEPPGTIDLLQ, encoded by the coding sequence ATGCCACATAGAAATAAGGTGCTAACACCTGGCAAGCTAATAGTTTACATTATATATATTGCATTAATTGTAAGTATTATATTGGGAAGCTTGCTTGCACTGTCTGTAGTTAGCATTATGAAAGAAGTCGATGAGGTTGATCCAAATATAATTGCCAACAACCTAACCGAAACTTCAAAAATTTATGATTTAGATGGTAATTTAATAGAAAAAGTTGAGACCGCTGAATACAGAACGGTAATTGGCATCGAACAAATGCCAAAGCAATTAATCCAAGCCTTCCTCGCCATAGAAGACGAAAGATTCTACGAGCATGACGGCGTGGACCTAATAGGTATCATGGCTAGTTTTCGCGATGCATTTTCAAGTGGTCAATTGCGTGGTGGTTCTACTATCACCCAACAACTTGTTAAGAACACTTACCTTACAAACGAAAGGAAATTAAAGCGTAAGATTCACGAAATCACAATGTCAATTGATCTTGAAAAGAAAATGTCAAAAGATCAAACCATTGAGGCTTATTTAAATACCGTCTCCCTTGGCCAAAACGCTTACGGAGTCGAAGAAGCTGCTCAAACTTATTTTTCAAAATCAGCCAAGGACTTAAACCTAGTTGAGTGTGCTATGCTTGCAGGAGTTGTTAAATCCCCTACCAAGTATCCACCATACAAGAGAGTCAGCCCAGAAAACTTTGATCCAAACACCATGGAAAAAGTTGGCTTTATTGAACTCTTAAATCAAAATTACGTCCTCGTTTATAACGAAGAAAACGAAAAAAGAACCGATGTCGTACTCTCTCAAATGTTAAAGTACGGCAAAATTACCCAAGAGGAATACAACCAAGCCATGAGCGTTGATAGAAAAGCTCTCATCAAGCCTGGTGAAACCAAAACAACTGACATTACCAACTACTTTACTGACTATGTCTTAAAGCAAGTTGAGCAAGACCTCATGGACAAGTATGGATGGAGCAAAAAAATTGCCCAAAACAAAATCTTCTACGGTGGCATTCAAATTTATTCCACAATTAATGTCGGCTACCAAAAAATAATGGAAGACGCTTATAAAAACTTTGTTGAAATCCTATTTGGCAATACAAATAATATGAGGGCACCTATTATTTTGGACACCACATCCGATGCATACGCAAATCTAGTCGACTCAAATGGTAATTTTATTTATCTAGCCAAAGACAACCTAATAGTACAAAATAGCGACGATATTTATTTGGCTCCCGGTGAATGGAGATACGATGAAAACGGCAACCTTTGCATCAAGTCCAAAAAATTAAAGGCATATAATTCAAATATAGACGTTCAGGACTACTATACAATTGATGAGAAAAAGACACTCGTCACCCACATCGTTGGAAGTCTACCGATTGCCAAAGATGACTTCTGGGTTGAAAACGGCGAAATCGTCATAAGCTCAAAAGCAATTGCCTCTAACGACAGCCTTTTTAAAAATAAAGATGACTACCTCCACATCGATGGAAATCAAGTCTACAGAAATAAAAAAGGCGTCCCCCAACCACAATCTGCCATGATAATTATCGATTACCACACAGGCCACATCCTAGCCATGATTGGTGGTAGAGACGTAGACGGCAACAGATTTTTAAACAGAGCAACAGATAGCCACAGGCAACCAGGCTCAACCATAAAACCGATAAGCGTATACTTGCCTGCCCTTGAAAATGGTTACACTGCTGCCAGCCCAATTGACGACGTACCAATTGTTGTCAATGGAAAAATTTGGCCAAACAACTGGTATTTAGGATTTAGAGGAATCCACAGCCTTAGATATGCTGTCGAACAATCTATAAACGTAAGTGCAGTTAAAGTTTTAAATGCCATGGGCACCAACAAAGTTGTCCCATATTTAGAAAGGATGGGCATCATCGACACCGAACACCCAGACCGCGATTCATTTGTATCCGCTTCTGAAAACAAAGAAGTAAACGACGAAAACGCATCAAGCTTGGCCCTCGGCGGAATGACAAACGGCCTCTCCCCACTTGCACTTACAGCAGCCTTTGGTACAATTGCCAATGACGGAGTGTATTTAAAACCAACATCCTATACAAAAGTTATTGATAACGATGGAACAACACTTTTGGAATACACAGAAAATCCAATTCAAGCAGCCAAACCACAAACTGCTTATGTAATGAAAGATATTTTAAGAACAGTTGTCACCCGTGGACTTGGAACCAGGGCCCAAATCCCTGGCCAAGTAGTTGCAGGTAAAACTGGCACCACTCAATACACAGCAGACTTATGGTTCTCAGGCTTCACTGATTACTATGTAGCAAGCACATGGATCGGTAGTGACAGTCCAAAGATCACCATGAAACAAAACTCAATGATCGCTGCTCAATTATTCCAATATGTAATGAGTCAAGTCCACGAAGGCCTGCCAAGCGTAACCCAATTCAAAGAACCAGAAGGCATTGTCCGTGCATCTGTATGTACCATGTCGGGCAAAAGTCCAAACGAATTTTGTGCTGGCGACCCGCGCGGAACTGTAATCACAGAAATCTTTGTCAAAGGAACAGAACCGACTGAAGCCTGCGACGCCCACGTAGAAGTTGAAATTTGTACCGAATCCAACATGCTGGCAAATGAATTCTGTCCCGAAGAAACAAGGGAAAAAGTCGTTCGCGTACAGACCACCCCGCCCTACGATCCAGAATCCCACGGCGGAGTTATACCAAGCGACATGCAATACCGTGTCCCAAGTCAAACTTGCGACATCCACAACGAATCAAATACTGGCGAAAGCGAAATAATCGATATATTAAATCCAGGCGGCGACGATGAATTTGATATAAATGATTTTCTAAATAACAATAACAACGAAAACGAAAATAACACTGACACACCCGATACAAACCACGAAAGCCACGATGAAAACGAAGATCAAAAAGAACCGCCCGGCACAATAGATTTGTTGCAATAA
- the rpsD gene encoding 30S ribosomal protein S4 → MSSFYGPRVKVVRRLGLNVFNLPKANNGMKKGAARSDKKLSNYGEQLLEKQRLRAYYQVPENQMLMYFDKARKSKEQTGHALVKLLETRLDNMVYRAGFASSIRQARQMVVHGHIHVNGHKIDRPSYQIEVGDEISLREKSRSNEMFKENFAGQASPYPYLTKDENKFSAKLVKSPERDEIPVEIQDVLVVEYYSH, encoded by the coding sequence ATGAGTAGTTTTTACGGACCAAGAGTGAAGGTAGTAAGACGTTTAGGTCTTAATGTATTTAACCTTCCAAAAGCAAACAATGGAATGAAAAAAGGAGCTGCACGTTCTGATAAAAAATTATCAAACTACGGTGAACAACTCCTAGAAAAGCAAAGACTCAGAGCCTACTATCAAGTACCAGAAAATCAAATGCTAATGTACTTTGACAAGGCAAGAAAATCAAAAGAACAAACAGGTCACGCACTTGTTAAACTTCTTGAAACAAGACTAGACAACATGGTTTACAGAGCTGGCTTTGCATCATCAATTCGTCAAGCAAGACAAATGGTAGTACACGGACACATCCATGTAAACGGACACAAAATTGACCGTCCAAGCTATCAAATCGAAGTTGGTGATGAAATCTCCCTCAGAGAAAAAAGTCGTTCAAACGAAATGTTCAAAGAAAATTTCGCTGGCCAAGCTTCCCCATATCCATACCTTACAAAGGATGAAAACAAATTTTCAGCTAAGCTTGTCAAATCTCCAGAAAGAGATGAAATCCCAGTTGAAATTCAAGACGTTCTTGTTGTTGAATACTATTCACACTAA
- a CDS encoding DUF362 domain-containing protein, with amino-acid sequence MTYHITDDCIACGQCSSECPVGCISEGDIYTIDADECIGCGNCADVCPTGACVQAE; translated from the coding sequence ATGACTTATCATATTACAGATGATTGTATCGCTTGCGGACAATGTTCATCAGAATGCCCTGTAGGTTGTATTTCAGAAGGCGATATTTACACAATTGATGCTGATGAATGCATCGGATGCGGAAACTGTGCAGACGTATGTCCAACAGGCGCTTGTGTACAAGCTGAATAA
- the trmB gene encoding tRNA (guanosine(46)-N7)-methyltransferase TrmB, which produces MRLRKKWSAVPRLLDSGKALFWPEEYKGKWKDYFTNYNKIHLDIGCGSGDYCLHMAELNPDVNYILWDREAGVLVYALDQMEDKNIANAVLIPREIDGIDQIFAENEIDSITIHFPNPWPKNRQNHRRLTYPNRLKKYKYILKDAGNIDFRTDDDELYTDTLLYVKKVGGNIISHSDDAPPTKVISHYEKRFRSQGVKIKAINFKF; this is translated from the coding sequence ATGAGACTTAGAAAAAAATGGTCTGCTGTGCCCCGGCTTTTGGATTCGGGCAAGGCTCTTTTTTGGCCGGAGGAATACAAGGGCAAGTGGAAAGATTATTTTACCAATTACAATAAGATTCATTTGGATATTGGTTGTGGGAGCGGCGATTATTGCCTGCACATGGCTGAATTAAATCCAGATGTCAATTATATTTTGTGGGACCGTGAGGCTGGCGTTTTAGTTTATGCCTTGGACCAAATGGAGGATAAAAATATTGCAAACGCGGTTTTGATTCCCAGAGAGATTGATGGGATAGATCAGATTTTTGCAGAAAATGAAATTGATTCTATCACTATTCACTTTCCTAACCCTTGGCCTAAGAATAGGCAAAATCACAGGCGACTTACCTATCCAAACAGATTAAAAAAGTATAAATATATTTTAAAAGATGCTGGGAATATTGACTTTAGGACTGACGATGATGAGTTATACACAGATACGCTTTTGTATGTAAAAAAAGTTGGTGGAAACATAATATCGCATAGCGATGATGCTCCACCAACCAAAGTTATCAGTCATTATGAAAAGAGATTTAGAAGTCAAGGCGTTAAGATTAAGGCCATTAACTTTAAATTCTAA